The window TAAGATAATCCAAGATTTAAAATAACATTTAGAACAAAAATATTTGTATAAACAGAAAACATAAAACAAAATTTAAATAATATTGTAACAAAAAACTTAAAAATGAATCGCAATATAATTGCGGGGAACACAATATATATATTGTCCCATGCAATTCTTGCACTGCTTCTTAGGGCGCCAAGAATACCATTATTATCCAGCAACAATATCATTGGAAAAGTAGCTAGCAGCATAGAGAATAATATTTTCAGAATAAAAAAATAACTAATATTTAATTCTATTAATAAATACTCTAGACCAATAATAGGTATTAATAAAAAAAAGAATTGACATGTTTTTTTTAAAACATAATAGTATTTTTGATACACAGTAAGATAAATAGATTTAAGAAAATATATAATAGAAGT is drawn from Buchnera aphidicola and contains these coding sequences:
- a CDS encoding YciC family protein, which gives rise to MLCSIYIVMYDVYQFFKKNIINIFVLSVLSAIINILLQYMLNINKTDLSILYQAHAFKKIGSHVIQYRLNANQKKIIFYMKRVKVTCLLVSAAFLYTSIIYFLKSIYLTVYQKYYYVLKKTCQFFFLLIPIIGLEYLLIELNISYFFILKILFSMLLATFPMILLLDNNGILGALRSSARIAWDNIYIVFPAIILRFIFKFFVTILFKFCFMFSVYTNIFVLNVILNLGLSYIIICLFRLYLLQKKSVV